The following proteins are co-located in the Hypomesus transpacificus isolate Combined female chromosome 23, fHypTra1, whole genome shotgun sequence genome:
- the LOC124485680 gene encoding uncharacterized protein LOC124485680, translating to MRGACATLLLCCLYLGLLCHAGGEEKGTAIEEDHRGGGGRRERRSMPYWNMWSSDFVGWMEELRAQGGYDRLDDLARTFWAHFPIATGLGYDEPEPEPEIQETGVGVTGGRGETGGRGESEGRSEGREDTGLQDTRSGEGWGERGEGEALARSEEDRWEESEARGETVETRGLDPSYPALPLSARGLDPSCPALPLSARGLDPSCPAPLSQGSGPKLPCPSQPGVWT from the exons ATGCGTGGTGCGTGTGCCACTCTGCTCCTCTGCTGCCTCTACCTGGGCTTGCTGTGCCACGCAG gtggagaagagaaaGGAACTGCCATAGAGGAGGATCACAGAG GGGGAGGTGGGCGAAGGGAGAGGCGGAGCATGCCTTACTGGAACATGTGGTCGTCGGACTTCGTGGGGTGGATGGAGGAGCTGAGGGCCCAGGGGGGGTACGACcgcctggatgatctggccagAACCTTCTGGGCTCACTTCCCTATCGCCACGGGTCTGGGCTACGatgaaccagaaccagaaccagagatCCAGGAGACCGGAGTGGGAgtcacaggggggaggggggagacagggggcaggggggagagcgaAGGGAGGAGCGAGGGGAGGGAAGACACTGGACTGCAGGATACACGGAgtggggaagggtggggggagaggggagagggggaggcactgGCCAGGAGTGAGGAGGACAGATGGGAAGAGAGCGAGGCGAGAGGGGAGACAGTGGAGa cccGGGGTCTGGACCCAAGTTACCCTGCTCTGCCCCTCTCAGCCAGGGGTCTGGACCCAAgttgccctgccctgcctctctcagccagGGGTCTGGACCCAAGTTGCCCTGCCCCTCTCAGCCAGGGGTCTGGACCCAAGTTGCCCTGCCCCTCTCAGCCAGGGGTCTGGAC ATGA
- the LOC124484981 gene encoding uncharacterized protein LOC124484981 isoform X2, producing MSGELGRENVELWEGCLYGGCLSFCLYGGCLSFCFLLKHVTMPVWNPLQRFRMLVNPLQRFRVLVNPLQWFRVLVNPLQRFRVLVNPLQRFRVLVNPLQRFRVLVNPLQRFRVLVNPLQRFRVLVNPLQWFRVLVNPLQWFRVLVNPLQRFRVLVNPLQWFRVLVSVVDTLLPCGLSPTPDPSPHSVLLEVLLYLRPPPAPLPPTPPPLP from the exons GGCTGTTTGTATGGGGGCTGTTTGTCTTTTTGTCTGTATGGgggctgtttgtctttctgtttccTTTTGAAACATGTCACAATGCCTGTTTGGAACCCTCTCCAGAGGTTTAGAATGCTG GTGAACCCTCTCCAGAGGTTCAGAGTGCTGGTGAACCCTCTCCAGTGGTTCAGAGTGCTGGTGAACCCTCTCCAGAGGTTCAGAGTGCTGGTGAACCCTCTCCAGAGGTTCAGAGTGCTGGTGAACCCTCTCCAGAGGTTCAGAGTGCTGGTGAACCCTCTCCAGAGGTTCAGAGTGCTGGTGAACCCTCTCCAGAGGTTCAGAGTGCTGGTGAACCCTCTCCAGTGGTTCAGAGTGCTGGTGAACCCTCTCCAGTGGTTCAGAGTGCTGGTGAACCCTCTCCAGAGGTTCAGAGTGCTGGTGAACCCTCTCCAGTGGTTCAGAGTGCTGGTCAGCGTGGTGGACACACTTCTGCCTTGTGGTCTCTCGCCAACCCCAGACCCCTCTCCTCATTCTGTGCTCTTAGAAGTCCTTCTCTACCTtcgccctcctcctgctcctctcccccctactcctccccctctaccttGA
- the LOC124484981 gene encoding uncharacterized protein LOC124484981 isoform X1 has translation MSGELGRENVELWEGCLYGGCLSFCLYGGCLSFCFLLKHVTMPVWNPLQRFRMLVNPLQRFRVLVNPLQWFRVLVNPLQRFRVLVNPLQRFRVLVNPLQWFRVLVNPLQRFRVLVNPLQRFRVLVNPLQRFRVLVNPLQRFRVLVNPLQRFRVLVNPLQWFRVLVSVVDTLLPCGLSPTPDPSPHSVLLEVLLYLRPPPAPLPPTPPPLP, from the exons GGCTGTTTGTATGGGGGCTGTTTGTCTTTTTGTCTGTATGGgggctgtttgtctttctgtttccTTTTGAAACATGTCACAATGCCTGTTTGGAACCCTCTCCAGAGGTTTAGAATGCTGGTGAACCCTCTCCAGAGGTTCAGAGTGCTGGTGAACCCTCTCCAGTGGTTCAGAGTGCTGGTGAACCCTCTCCAGAGGTTCAGAGTGCTGGTGAACCCTCTCCAGAGGTTCAGAGTGCTGGTGAACCCTCTCCAGTGGTTCAGAGTGCTGGTGAACCCTCTCCAGAGGTTCAGAGTGCTGGTGAACCCTCTCCAGAGGTTCAGAGTGCTGGTGAACCCTCTCCAGAGGTTCAGAGTGCTGGTGAACCCTCTCCAGAGGTTCAGAGTGCTGGTGAACCCTCTCCAGAGGTTCAGAGTGCTGGTGAAC CCTCTCCAGTGGTTCAGAGTGCTGGTCAGCGTGGTGGACACACTTCTGCCTTGTGGTCTCTCGCCAACCCCAGACCCCTCTCCTCATTCTGTGCTCTTAGAAGTCCTTCTCTACCTtcgccctcctcctgctcctctcccccctactcctccccctctaccttGA